From one Flavobacterium sp. N502536 genomic stretch:
- a CDS encoding response regulator transcription factor, translated as MTIDPNAPVPQLIRKNILIVDDHPFIIEGYKNAITRYNPKQYEFLILQAHDCKSGYDLIEDVQTPEFDVAFLDISMPPYEEKDIFSGEDLAKLLLKKMPKCKIILLTMYTELLKIKTIIRTISPNGLIIKNDLTFDELLFAFDKVMKSDKYYSQSVQKMLNQSTHNSIEIDEFDKQILFHLSKGTSLEDMPQYIPISVNAIEKRKAGLKELLKVKSGSDDDLVKEAKCKGLL; from the coding sequence ATGACAATTGACCCCAACGCCCCGGTTCCTCAGTTAATTAGGAAAAATATTTTAATTGTTGACGATCATCCCTTTATTATTGAAGGATATAAAAATGCGATTACACGCTACAATCCTAAACAATATGAGTTTCTTATTTTGCAGGCCCACGATTGTAAATCGGGATATGATTTAATCGAAGATGTTCAGACTCCGGAATTTGACGTTGCTTTTTTAGATATCAGCATGCCACCGTATGAAGAGAAAGATATTTTTTCGGGTGAAGATCTGGCAAAGTTACTCCTGAAGAAAATGCCAAAATGCAAAATAATTCTGCTTACCATGTATACCGAGTTATTAAAAATTAAAACCATCATCCGAACGATTAGCCCCAATGGCTTAATTATTAAAAATGACCTCACTTTTGATGAATTGCTTTTCGCGTTTGATAAAGTCATGAAAAGTGATAAATACTACAGTCAGTCCGTTCAAAAGATGCTCAATCAGTCGACTCATAATTCAATTGAAATTGATGAGTTTGACAAGCAGATTTTATTTCATTTGTCAAAAGGAACTTCGCTGGAAGATATGCCGCAATACATCCCAATTTCTGTCAATGCTATCGAAAAGCGCAAAGCAGGACTTAAGGAGCTGCTTAAAGTGAAAAGCGGTTCTGATGACGACTTGGTTAAAGAGGCAAAATGCAAAGGGCTTTTGTAG
- a CDS encoding tetratricopeptide repeat-containing sensor histidine kinase, translating into MKHTHAILLFLSLILLGCTSKTEKDKNENSSIDSLSIYFSLANDANLPLAYKQNYNQKAFDIIIAQKNDSLNRVNLFKVANRYYNMSDWKAYKKTSKLILERAISSKDSFSIAKVHTYLGDYYRSQTISDSAFLNYFAAGKIYLKINDDLNLAKTFLLKADLQFSEADYFESEIMVFKALQILKKKKDVNNQLYDCYNLLGILYNERTEYDKALVFHNKALTILDDKTIPLDLQLKATSLNNIGFVYLSMEDYEKAKIYFRKGLMQENLFVEGPTLYAMLLDNLAYAKFKSKEFDGLPDQFYEALKIRDSLKLTSGIILNKIHLSEYYWFKQDTLRAFQFSKQALNLSRVSNKLGNTLDALKQIAIVDPENAPKYSKEYIEINEKVVREERIIGEKFSRIQYETNEIKDQNSSLQEKNKTLIYVFSICTLIGLFFYVYKTQQARHRELLFKQQQQVANEDIYNLMILQQNDIEQTRIKEKKKVAQDLHDGVLGRMFGVRISLDSLDKVDELEAAPKRKKYLEELKKIEEDIREISHDLNREKSELINNFIAILNKLFEDQRNTYGTKLVSSFDSNIKWELVSNTVKINLYRIVQEALQNCNKYAEATTIVVEFKSEVDHLVLSIADDGVGFNTKTTKNGIGLHNIQYRAAECKGIVSLKSVKGEGTLLVVKIPIDQKINLQHT; encoded by the coding sequence TTGAAACACACACACGCGATATTATTATTTTTATCTCTTATCTTGTTGGGTTGTACCAGTAAAACAGAGAAAGATAAAAATGAAAATTCTTCAATAGATAGCCTCTCTATCTATTTTTCATTGGCCAATGATGCTAATCTGCCTTTGGCGTATAAGCAAAACTACAATCAAAAAGCTTTTGATATTATTATAGCGCAAAAGAATGACTCGCTTAATAGAGTGAATTTGTTTAAGGTGGCGAATCGTTATTATAACATGAGCGATTGGAAAGCCTATAAAAAAACATCAAAGTTAATTCTGGAACGTGCCATAAGCAGCAAAGATTCATTCAGTATTGCCAAGGTCCATACGTACCTGGGCGATTATTATCGCTCACAAACGATTTCAGATAGTGCCTTTTTAAATTATTTTGCAGCAGGAAAAATATACTTAAAGATTAATGACGACCTTAATCTTGCCAAGACATTTTTACTCAAGGCAGATTTGCAGTTTAGTGAAGCCGATTATTTCGAAAGTGAAATAATGGTTTTTAAAGCACTTCAAATTTTAAAAAAGAAGAAAGACGTTAATAATCAGCTTTATGATTGTTATAATTTGTTAGGTATATTGTATAACGAGCGAACAGAATATGATAAAGCATTGGTGTTTCATAATAAGGCACTGACTATTTTAGATGATAAAACAATCCCATTGGATTTACAGTTAAAAGCGACTTCCTTAAACAACATAGGCTTTGTTTATCTAAGTATGGAGGATTACGAAAAGGCAAAAATTTATTTTAGGAAAGGTTTGATGCAGGAAAATTTATTTGTAGAGGGGCCAACCTTGTATGCAATGCTTTTAGACAATTTGGCTTATGCTAAGTTTAAATCAAAAGAGTTTGACGGACTTCCGGATCAATTTTATGAGGCATTGAAAATTAGAGATAGTTTAAAACTCACGTCCGGAATTATATTGAATAAAATACATTTGTCTGAATATTATTGGTTTAAGCAAGATACCTTAAGAGCTTTTCAATTTTCAAAACAGGCTTTAAACTTATCCCGGGTTTCAAATAAATTAGGAAATACCTTAGATGCTCTTAAACAGATTGCTATTGTCGATCCTGAAAATGCTCCAAAATATTCAAAGGAATATATAGAGATTAATGAAAAAGTGGTAAGAGAGGAGCGGATTATTGGAGAGAAATTCTCCAGAATTCAATACGAAACCAACGAAATAAAAGATCAAAATTCAAGCTTACAGGAAAAAAATAAAACCTTAATCTATGTTTTCAGTATTTGTACCCTGATTGGTTTGTTTTTCTACGTTTACAAAACACAGCAGGCCAGACACCGGGAACTACTTTTTAAACAACAGCAGCAAGTGGCCAACGAAGACATCTATAATTTGATGATTCTGCAGCAAAATGATATCGAACAGACCCGAATTAAAGAAAAGAAAAAAGTAGCACAGGATTTACACGATGGTGTTTTGGGAAGAATGTTTGGTGTTAGAATCAGCCTTGACAGTTTAGATAAAGTAGACGAATTGGAAGCAGCTCCCAAGAGAAAAAAATACCTCGAGGAACTGAAAAAAATTGAAGAAGATATACGTGAGATTTCGCATGATTTAAACAGAGAGAAATCAGAATTAATTAATAATTTTATCGCGATTTTAAACAAATTGTTTGAGGATCAGAGAAACACCTATGGTACAAAATTAGTCAGCTCTTTTGATTCCAATATTAAATGGGAACTGGTGAGTAATACCGTAAAAATTAATTTATACAGAATTGTTCAGGAAGCACTTCAGAATTGCAATAAGTATGCGGAGGCAACTACAATTGTGGTTGAGTTTAAAAGCGAAGTTGACCATCTGGTGCTGTCAATTGCGGATGATGGAGTTGGTTTTAATACCAAGACAACGAAAAACGGAATAGGATTGCATAATATTCAATACAGAGCTGCAGAATGTAAAGGTATCGTTTCTTTAAAATCAGTCAAAGGAGAAGGAACTCTTTTAGTGGTTAAAATTCCTATAGATCAAAAAATAAACCTACAGCATACATGA
- a CDS encoding LytR/AlgR family response regulator transcription factor produces the protein MKKYSYIIIDDDVESILKTRTIAEGFSELTFAGSAANYQLGLNLVLEHRPCLVFLEIDPKDLSSNLSLAFINELHRFLVLIPKIVVTTTKKDLAFEAIQYGVFGYILKPVLRSDVLKTILKLEKTLPANDAEPMEEESTPLSELFAKPVKDTEQPLILCVKSYGDYRYINANDISYFQADNNSTDIYLSSGEMITAFKTLKHFESILSHPFVRIHNSYIINQNYIARIHNGNSICYIRNSSKKIPFSKTYKSNVDLIIADFAVGNYLEV, from the coding sequence TTGAAAAAGTATTCGTATATTATCATTGACGATGATGTGGAAAGTATTTTGAAAACCAGAACAATTGCAGAAGGTTTTTCAGAACTGACTTTTGCGGGATCGGCTGCGAATTACCAATTGGGTCTGAATTTGGTTTTAGAACACCGTCCCTGCCTTGTTTTTTTAGAAATTGATCCCAAAGATTTATCCAGTAATTTATCACTGGCTTTTATAAATGAACTGCATCGTTTTTTAGTTCTTATTCCGAAGATAGTCGTTACAACTACAAAGAAAGATTTGGCTTTTGAGGCCATTCAGTATGGTGTTTTTGGTTATATACTAAAGCCCGTCCTGCGGTCAGATGTATTGAAAACCATTTTGAAACTCGAAAAAACACTTCCTGCAAATGATGCAGAGCCCATGGAGGAAGAGAGCACTCCGTTAAGTGAGTTGTTTGCAAAACCGGTGAAAGATACCGAGCAGCCGCTTATTTTATGCGTGAAATCGTATGGCGACTATCGGTACATCAATGCCAATGATATCAGTTACTTTCAGGCGGATAACAACTCTACAGATATTTATTTGAGTTCAGGTGAAATGATAACGGCTTTTAAAACGTTAAAACATTTCGAAAGTATTTTGTCGCATCCTTTTGTTCGAATTCACAACAGCTACATTATCAATCAAAATTATATTGCAAGAATTCACAATGGAAACTCAATCTGTTATATTCGAAATTCTTCCAAAAAAATTCCTTTTTCAAAAACCTATAAATCAAATGTTGATTTAATTATTGCCGATTTTGCTGTAGGAAATTATTTAGAAGTCTAA
- a CDS encoding glycine--tRNA ligase — MAKQEDIFKNVVSHAKEYGFIFPSSEVYDGLSAVYDYAQNGVELKKNIREYWWKSMVQMNENIVGLDAAILMHPTTWKASGHVDAFNDPLIDNKDSKKRYRADVLVEDYAEKLNLKAKKEIEKASARFGDAFNEQEFVTTNARVIEYLAKEKEIRERLGRSLGNGDLEDVKALIEELEIADPETGSKNWTEVRQFNLMFGTKLGASADSAMDLYLRPETAQGIFVNFLNVQKSGRMKVPFGIAQTGKAFRNEIVARQFIFRMREFEQMEMQFFVRPGEEMKWYEHWKQTRLNWHLSLGLGKDNYRFHDHEKLAHYANAAADIEFNFPFGFKELEGIHSRTDFDLKAHEEYSGRKLQYFDPELNENYVPYVVETSVGLDRMFLAVFATSLQEEVLEDQTTRTVLKLPAVLAPTKAAVLPLVKKDGLPDIAKKIIEDLKWDFNVAYDEKDAVGRRYRRQDALGTPFCITVDHQTIEDETVTIRHRDTMKQDRVKISELKAIIENEVSMKNWLMKM; from the coding sequence ATGGCAAAACAAGAAGATATATTTAAGAATGTGGTTTCGCACGCAAAAGAGTACGGATTTATTTTTCCGTCAAGCGAAGTATACGATGGATTGAGTGCAGTGTATGATTATGCACAAAATGGTGTCGAGTTAAAAAAGAATATCCGTGAATATTGGTGGAAATCAATGGTTCAGATGAATGAAAATATTGTCGGTTTAGACGCTGCAATATTAATGCATCCGACTACCTGGAAAGCTTCAGGCCACGTTGATGCGTTTAATGACCCATTAATTGATAATAAAGATTCAAAGAAAAGATACAGAGCCGATGTTTTGGTAGAAGATTATGCGGAAAAACTTAATCTGAAGGCTAAAAAAGAAATTGAAAAAGCGAGTGCTCGTTTTGGAGATGCTTTTAATGAGCAGGAATTTGTTACGACAAATGCCCGCGTAATTGAATATTTGGCGAAAGAAAAAGAAATCAGAGAGCGTTTAGGCCGTTCTTTGGGCAATGGAGATTTAGAAGATGTAAAAGCATTAATCGAAGAATTGGAAATTGCTGATCCGGAAACAGGTTCTAAAAACTGGACAGAAGTTCGTCAGTTCAACTTAATGTTTGGAACGAAATTAGGAGCTTCTGCCGATTCTGCAATGGATTTATACCTGCGTCCGGAAACGGCTCAGGGTATTTTTGTGAATTTCCTGAATGTGCAAAAATCAGGTCGTATGAAAGTTCCTTTTGGAATTGCTCAAACGGGTAAAGCGTTCAGAAATGAAATTGTTGCAAGACAGTTTATTTTCCGTATGCGTGAATTTGAACAAATGGAAATGCAGTTTTTTGTGCGTCCGGGTGAAGAAATGAAATGGTACGAGCACTGGAAACAAACACGTTTAAACTGGCATTTATCTTTAGGATTAGGAAAAGATAATTACCGTTTCCACGATCACGAAAAGTTAGCGCACTATGCCAATGCTGCTGCAGATATCGAATTTAACTTCCCATTCGGATTCAAAGAGTTAGAAGGTATTCACTCTCGTACAGATTTTGACCTGAAAGCACACGAAGAATATTCAGGAAGAAAACTACAATATTTTGATCCTGAACTAAACGAAAACTATGTACCGTATGTAGTAGAAACGTCTGTTGGTTTAGATCGTATGTTTTTGGCTGTTTTCGCAACTTCATTGCAAGAAGAAGTTCTCGAAGATCAAACAACAAGAACAGTGTTGAAATTACCGGCTGTTTTGGCACCAACAAAAGCAGCAGTATTGCCTTTGGTTAAAAAGGACGGTTTACCGGATATTGCCAAAAAAATCATTGAAGATTTGAAATGGGATTTCAATGTAGCTTACGATGAAAAAGATGCAGTAGGTCGTCGTTACAGAAGACAGGATGCACTTGGAACACCGTTTTGTATTACAGTAGACCATCAAACCATAGAAGACGAAACGGTAACCATTCGTCATAGAGATACAATGAAACAAGATCGTGTGAAGATTTCTGAATTGAAAGCTATAATTGAAAACGAAGTTTCGATGAAAAACTGGTTGATGAAAATGTAA
- a CDS encoding ComF family protein gives MFNYLINLFFPKVCLGCHALLLDGETILCTRCRHELPLTQHHLNPKNEAVKKFYGKIDVKHASAFLYFNKKGIVQELIHNLKYKGHEEIGIVLGNWYAEVLKDLNLETPFDVIVPVPLHPKKLKERGYNQVTAFGKTLSKNLAVAFDSTILYRKKYSKTQSKKNLLGRSENIESIFDVQFSEINHDKHFLIVDDVLTTGATLEACSRALQKIPGAKISIVCMAMANS, from the coding sequence GTGTTTAATTATCTAATCAACCTTTTTTTTCCTAAGGTTTGCCTGGGATGTCATGCTCTTTTACTCGATGGCGAAACTATTTTGTGTACCCGTTGTCGTCATGAATTGCCTCTTACTCAACATCATTTAAATCCAAAAAATGAAGCTGTAAAAAAATTTTACGGCAAGATAGATGTCAAGCATGCATCGGCATTTTTGTATTTCAACAAAAAAGGGATTGTTCAGGAACTTATCCATAATCTTAAATACAAAGGTCATGAAGAAATCGGAATCGTATTAGGCAATTGGTACGCCGAAGTTCTAAAAGATTTAAATTTAGAAACTCCTTTTGATGTGATCGTTCCTGTGCCGCTGCACCCTAAAAAACTAAAGGAACGGGGGTACAATCAGGTTACTGCTTTTGGAAAAACTTTGTCTAAAAACTTAGCGGTCGCCTTTGATTCTACCATACTGTATCGAAAAAAATACTCAAAAACCCAATCCAAAAAAAATCTTTTAGGACGATCTGAGAATATTGAAAGCATCTTTGATGTCCAATTTTCAGAAATAAACCACGACAAACATTTTTTAATCGTTGATGATGTACTCACTACCGGAGCCACACTTGAAGCCTGTTCCAGAGCTTTGCAAAAAATCCCGGGAGCAAAAATCAGTATCGTCTGCATGGCAATGGCGAACTCTTAG
- a CDS encoding reprolysin-like metallopeptidase, whose product MRKNLLFLFFIFCCANIYAQSDALWQKVSPVSPSKRGISSDSGRLYYKLNSDFLKARLVTTTSKSANSTSAEITIPNAKGVLERFTVWEYSNFEPELQAKYPEIRAYEGRGLDDKTAKIYFSVAPIGVQTMVLRTDKPAEYIEQNQEDRSSYVLFTNTDAADKTHLDCKTLDAVSQKNNSSNTAKSAANNKVFKTFRLALSCTGEYTAYFGGTKAGAVAGMNATLSRVNGVFNKDLAVRVVLIANNDAVIYTNALADPYSDPSKGTSRDPSDGNDYWSKEVQSTLTSVIGEANYDIGHLFGHDGGGGNAGCIGCVCDSPTPSDAMGKGSAYTSPSDQKPEGDTFDIDFVAHEIGHQLGANHTFSYDGSERTGLNVEPGSGSTIMGYAGISQGYDIQSHSDAYFAYASILQIQNTLAGKSCSVNTAITNNPPTVDAGPDYTIPMSTPFILVGTGNSSVGTITYNWEQFDSATSSTANSNSLAYPTKPNGPLFRSISPGSSPVRYMPDLNSVLLNKLTTTWESVSAVARTLHFTLTARDNGALGAAQTNTDTMIATVVTNAGPFTVTSQNREDISWPIGSSQTVTWDVNNTNTLAGSSSVNIKLSVDGGLTFPIILAANTPNDGSQLVQVPNSVTASTTCRIKVEPTANIYYALNSKSFSVGYTSTTTCDSYSFGNAFAIPSGASFTTRTVNVPASTGKVSDVNVMVNVTHDRLSDLEIQMINPQGTVVNLYNNKSCSINSTLILQFDDAGVPLDCSKVTSQIVIPVDALRVFNGQDPQGTWSFRVRDDVSGNFGTINSASLNICNQTFVLGEIDLENVPFTLYPNPNKGSFTIQFSTDTINRVQVYVHDILGKQVYFNSYDRTSYFNHNIQLAGVTSGMYLVTVIDGDRRTVKKIIVN is encoded by the coding sequence ATGAGAAAAAATTTACTTTTTTTATTTTTTATTTTCTGCTGTGCTAATATATATGCCCAGAGCGATGCCTTGTGGCAGAAAGTGAGCCCGGTTTCTCCGAGTAAGAGAGGAATCTCGTCTGACTCAGGACGGTTGTATTATAAGTTGAATTCAGATTTTTTGAAAGCAAGACTTGTTACAACTACCAGTAAATCGGCAAATAGTACTTCGGCAGAAATTACGATTCCTAATGCCAAGGGCGTTTTAGAACGTTTTACCGTTTGGGAATATTCTAATTTTGAACCTGAATTACAGGCGAAGTATCCTGAAATCAGAGCTTATGAAGGACGCGGTTTAGACGATAAAACGGCCAAAATTTATTTTAGTGTGGCACCCATTGGAGTTCAGACTATGGTACTTCGTACCGATAAACCAGCAGAGTATATAGAACAAAACCAGGAAGATAGATCTTCTTATGTTTTGTTTACCAATACTGATGCGGCTGATAAAACGCACTTAGATTGTAAAACATTAGATGCGGTGTCGCAAAAAAACAACTCATCGAATACTGCAAAGTCGGCAGCAAACAATAAAGTTTTCAAGACCTTTCGATTGGCGTTGTCCTGTACCGGAGAATATACTGCTTATTTTGGAGGTACAAAAGCGGGAGCAGTAGCCGGAATGAACGCTACTTTGTCCAGAGTAAACGGGGTTTTTAATAAAGACCTTGCTGTAAGAGTCGTTTTAATTGCAAACAATGATGCTGTAATTTATACCAATGCATTAGCAGATCCTTATTCTGATCCGTCCAAAGGAACTTCAAGAGATCCTTCAGATGGTAACGATTATTGGAGTAAAGAAGTTCAGAGTACCTTAACTTCGGTAATAGGAGAAGCGAATTATGATATCGGACATTTGTTTGGACATGATGGAGGCGGAGGTAATGCCGGCTGTATTGGCTGTGTTTGCGATAGCCCGACACCATCAGACGCAATGGGGAAAGGAAGCGCCTATACATCACCATCCGATCAAAAGCCGGAAGGCGATACCTTTGATATTGATTTTGTAGCACACGAAATCGGACATCAATTAGGAGCCAATCATACTTTTTCTTATGATGGGTCAGAAAGAACAGGTTTAAATGTTGAGCCCGGAAGCGGTTCAACCATTATGGGATATGCCGGAATATCGCAGGGCTATGACATTCAGAGTCATTCAGATGCTTATTTTGCATATGCCAGTATTTTGCAAATTCAGAATACGCTTGCCGGAAAGAGTTGTTCTGTTAATACGGCAATTACCAATAATCCTCCAACTGTTGATGCGGGGCCGGATTATACAATTCCAATGAGTACTCCTTTTATTTTAGTGGGTACAGGCAATAGTTCGGTTGGTACGATTACGTATAACTGGGAGCAATTTGATAGCGCAACATCATCAACTGCAAACAGTAATAGTCTTGCTTATCCAACTAAGCCCAACGGGCCTTTATTCAGATCTATAAGTCCGGGAAGTTCCCCTGTTCGTTATATGCCGGATCTAAATTCGGTGCTTTTGAATAAGTTAACTACAACTTGGGAATCTGTTTCTGCTGTTGCAAGAACGTTGCATTTTACGCTAACGGCAAGAGACAATGGAGCATTAGGAGCAGCGCAGACCAATACCGATACTATGATTGCAACCGTAGTTACTAATGCAGGTCCTTTTACAGTTACTTCTCAAAATAGAGAAGATATAAGCTGGCCAATAGGATCGAGTCAAACTGTAACCTGGGATGTGAATAATACCAACACGCTGGCAGGATCTTCGTCAGTAAATATCAAATTGTCTGTAGACGGAGGCTTGACATTTCCGATAATTTTAGCCGCAAATACGCCAAATGACGGTTCGCAGCTGGTTCAGGTTCCTAACAGTGTAACGGCTTCAACCACTTGCAGGATTAAGGTTGAGCCAACTGCAAATATTTATTACGCACTAAACAGTAAATCATTTTCAGTGGGTTATACCTCAACGACCACTTGTGATTCTTATAGTTTCGGGAATGCTTTTGCAATTCCTTCCGGGGCTAGTTTTACAACCAGAACGGTAAATGTACCGGCTTCAACCGGAAAAGTTTCTGATGTCAATGTTATGGTAAATGTAACACACGATAGACTTTCTGATCTCGAAATACAAATGATAAATCCGCAGGGCACTGTTGTGAATTTGTACAATAATAAAAGCTGTAGCATAAACTCTACTTTGATCCTTCAGTTTGATGATGCAGGAGTTCCTTTGGATTGTTCTAAAGTAACAAGTCAGATCGTTATTCCGGTAGATGCATTGAGAGTTTTTAATGGTCAGGATCCGCAAGGAACCTGGAGCTTTAGAGTTCGTGATGACGTTTCAGGTAATTTTGGAACGATCAATTCAGCCTCTTTAAATATTTGCAATCAAACTTTTGTTTTAGGAGAAATTGATCTTGAAAATGTTCCATTTACGTTGTACCCAAATCCAAATAAGGGAAGTTTTACGATTCAGTTTTCAACTGACACCATTAATAGAGTTCAGGTTTATGTACACGATATATTGGGCAAACAAGTGTATTTTAATTCTTACGACAGAACGTCTTACTTTAACCATAACATTCAGTTAGCCGGAGTTACTTCAGGGATGTATCTGGTAACTGTGATTGATGGAGATCGCAGAACGGTTAAGAAAATAATCGTGAACTAG
- a CDS encoding bifunctional riboflavin kinase/FAD synthetase, translating to MKLFHSINDFQSTKKTILTLGTFDGVHIGHKKILERITQNTENGKYESLVLTFFPHPRMVLQEKSEIKLLNTIAEKSKLLEATGIENLVIHPFNESFSRLTAEEFVHSILVDQFHIQKIIIGHDHRFGRNRTANIDDLIAFGHEYGFEVEQISAQEIQDVSVSSTKIRKALNEGNMALANDYLGYSYFLTGEVVQGKQLGRTIGFPTANLHIDEDYKLIPKAGVYVVKVLIDQEEVSGMMNIGFNPTVNGQKQTIEVHLFDFDADLYGKKIQVSLLQYLREEQKFGSVDLLKEQLNQDKKEALAFLSSL from the coding sequence TTGAAGCTCTTTCATTCTATAAACGATTTTCAGTCCACCAAGAAAACAATTTTAACTCTTGGAACCTTTGATGGTGTACATATTGGTCATAAAAAAATTCTGGAACGCATTACCCAAAACACCGAAAACGGAAAGTATGAAAGTTTGGTACTTACCTTTTTTCCACATCCAAGAATGGTATTGCAGGAAAAATCAGAAATAAAACTTTTGAATACCATCGCTGAAAAATCAAAGCTTCTGGAAGCAACCGGAATTGAAAACCTGGTGATTCATCCTTTTAACGAAAGTTTCTCGAGATTAACCGCTGAAGAATTTGTGCATTCCATTTTGGTCGATCAGTTTCATATTCAAAAAATAATTATTGGTCACGATCACCGATTTGGCAGAAACAGAACCGCAAATATTGATGATTTAATTGCTTTCGGTCATGAATATGGTTTTGAAGTTGAACAAATTTCAGCTCAGGAAATTCAGGACGTATCTGTAAGTTCAACCAAAATCAGAAAAGCACTGAATGAAGGAAATATGGCTTTAGCCAACGATTATTTAGGGTACAGCTACTTTTTAACCGGCGAAGTGGTTCAGGGAAAACAATTGGGAAGAACCATAGGTTTTCCAACTGCAAACCTGCACATTGATGAAGACTATAAGTTGATCCCAAAAGCCGGCGTATATGTAGTTAAAGTGCTAATCGATCAGGAAGAGGTTTCCGGAATGATGAATATTGGTTTTAATCCGACGGTTAACGGACAAAAACAAACCATTGAAGTGCATCTTTTTGATTTTGATGCCGACCTTTATGGCAAGAAAATTCAAGTTTCTTTATTGCAATACCTTCGCGAAGAACAAAAATTCGGTTCTGTCGATTTATTAAAAGAGCAATTAAATCAGGATAAAAAAGAGGCTTTGGCATTTTTGAGTAGTCTTTAG
- the bioB gene encoding biotin synthase BioB — protein sequence MSITKHNWTKDEIIAIYNKPMMDLLYEAATIHRQKHDPNVVQVSTLLSIKTGGCPEDCGYCPQAARYNTGVEGNDLMSVSQVKAQALRAKSSGSSRVCMGAAWRNVKDGEEFDQVLEMVRTINKLDMEVCCTLGMITENQAQRLAEAGLYAYNHNLDTSEEYYKDVISTRGFEDRLQTIENVRKTNVTVCSGGIIGMGESIEDRAGMLVALSTLNPQPESVPINALVAVEGTPMEEEKPVEIWEMIRMVATTRIVMPDTQVRLSAGRTNMSREGQAMCFFAGANSIFAGDKLLTTPNPDVHEDMKMFEMLGLNPQKPFIKVSQPKTVEAADSQFAPLGEKPKWSRPGHTIERNLEASVKSKN from the coding sequence ATGAGCATTACAAAACACAATTGGACAAAAGACGAAATAATCGCCATATATAATAAACCTATGATGGACTTGCTGTATGAAGCGGCAACCATTCACAGGCAAAAGCATGATCCTAACGTAGTTCAGGTATCTACTTTACTTTCAATCAAAACCGGAGGCTGTCCGGAAGACTGCGGATATTGCCCGCAAGCAGCACGTTACAACACCGGTGTTGAAGGAAATGATTTAATGAGTGTTAGCCAGGTTAAAGCACAGGCTTTGCGTGCAAAATCCAGCGGATCATCTCGTGTATGTATGGGAGCTGCCTGGAGAAACGTAAAAGATGGTGAAGAATTTGACCAGGTTTTAGAAATGGTACGTACCATTAATAAGCTTGATATGGAGGTTTGTTGTACCCTAGGTATGATTACCGAAAATCAGGCGCAACGTTTGGCTGAAGCAGGTTTATATGCTTACAACCACAATTTAGATACTTCTGAAGAATACTATAAAGATGTTATTTCAACACGTGGTTTCGAAGACCGTTTGCAAACGATAGAGAATGTTCGTAAAACGAATGTTACGGTTTGTAGTGGGGGAATTATCGGAATGGGAGAAAGTATCGAAGACAGAGCCGGAATGCTTGTTGCACTTTCTACTTTAAACCCTCAACCTGAATCGGTGCCAATTAATGCTTTGGTAGCTGTTGAAGGAACTCCGATGGAGGAAGAAAAACCAGTTGAAATTTGGGAAATGATCCGTATGGTGGCCACTACAAGAATTGTAATGCCGGATACACAGGTTCGTTTGTCTGCAGGAAGAACCAACATGAGCCGCGAAGGACAGGCAATGTGCTTTTTTGCAGGTGCAAATTCAATTTTTGCAGGTGATAAACTACTTACTACACCAAACCCTGATGTTCACGAAGACATGAAAATGTTTGAAATGTTAGGATTGAATCCACAAAAACCATTTATAAAAGTTTCACAGCCTAAAACGGTTGAAGCAGCTGATTCACAGTTTGCTCCTCTGGGCGAAAAACCAAAATGGTCAAGACCGGGACATACGATTGAAAGAAACCTTGAGGCTTCGGTAAAATCAAAAAATTAA